A genomic region of Fusarium falciforme chromosome 4, complete sequence contains the following coding sequences:
- a CDS encoding Sorting nexin-41 codes for MWNDEDNNPYGTSFDRRDSQSSSVNPASPTTRDYHNFEPPHTPTSGSDDDQHGQFSHGGAQADSDEEVSRDDAGPRRKPGGYDSRIEQILYENPDQSILITEAGKSLESGGRYIVYTIRTGDLEVRRRYSEFASLRDALTRLHPTLIVPPIPEKHTMADYAANPTNAKQDQQIIDLRKRMLAVFLNRCRRMDAIRTDGVWWRFLDPNASWNEVLHSHPVASIPKSVLKAPPLDTANPTAAHNFLPVPAASAKLKTVAGANHDNSSGHIQAGPHAFGRFPPEAHNLSEQELDPYFISYESSIKELEQLLTGPMEKVNRRTLSHLSSLAADLCELGSVYNAFAVSEQAPSLGPAIERVGQAADLSYIATEELSGSLGASFAEPMRENAQFAGVVRSVLKYRVLKRVQQDLTTEELNKKRALLDQLERSEAEARRIENYLSSSQQISPPPKRSASLKEPASHQRRDGGQEDTESIDSDFPPTHGDFPSSAPSASQGLPERSTSVPSHKKMPSGNSITNKIFGPIRHAVQGVVDVDPERTRRDLIGKTRESIGQLEQAQVASERDVKEASASVLQDLKRFQKDKEEDLRRYMLAYAQSQIEWAKKSKQQWEEARAEVEKIEES; via the exons ATGTGGAACGACGAAGACAACAATCCATACGGCACTAGCTTTGACCGCCGGGATTCGCAATCGTCGTCTGTCAACCCGGCTTCCCCGACCACTCGTGATT ACCATAATTTCGAGCCTCCCCACACGCCAACTTCtggcagcgacgacgaccaaCATGGTCAATTTAGCCATGGGGGAGCTCAAGCCGATAGTGACGAAGAGGTCTCGAGGGATGATGCCGGGCCCCGGCGCAAGCCTGGCGGCTACGACAGTCGAATCGAGCAGATCCTCTACGAGAACCCTGACCAGTCTATCTTGATTACCGAAGCAGGCAAGAGCCTTGAGAGTGGTGGCAGGTATATCGTATATACTATTCGCACCGGC GACCTGGAAGTGCGACGTCGATATTCGGAATTCGCCTCCCTGCGCGATGCCTTGACTCGTCTGCACCCTACCCTCATTGTCCCCCCCATCCCCGAGAAGCACACAATGGCCGACTACGCTGCGAACCCAACAAATGCGAAGCAAGACCAGCAGATTATCGATCTGCGAAAGCGCATGCTTGCGGTCTTCCTGAACCGTTGCCGCCGGATGGACGCCATTAGAACTGACGGAGTCTGGTGGAGATTCCTCGATCCTAACGCCAGCTGG AATGAGGTTTTGCATTCACATCCCGTAGCATCCATCCCCAAGTCAGTCCTGAAGGCGCCCCCGCTCGATACTGCGAACCCAACTGCCGCCCATAACTTTCTACCTGTTCCAGCGGCATCGGCAAAGCTCAAGACAGTGGCTGGCGCCAATCACGACAACAGCTCTGGTCATATTCAAGCGGGACCTCATGCTTTTGGCCGATTTCCACCTGAGGCGCATAACCTGAGCGAGCAGGAGCTGGACCCCTACTTCATCTCATATGAGTCGTCGATCAAAGAGCTCGAGCAGCTCCTGACTGGCCCCATGGAGAAGGTCAACCGTCGAACCCTGAGCCATCTTTCATCACTGGCAGCCGATCTTTGCGAGCTTGGGTCCGTTTACAATGCATTCGCTGTTTCAGAGCAGGCTCCGTCTCTTGGACCAGCCATCGAGCGAGTTGGTCAGGCCGCTGACCTCTCGTACATTGCGACAGAAGAGCTTTCAGGGTCTCTCGGCGCCAGCTTCGCAGAGCCGATGCGAGAGAATGCGCAGTTTGCAGGTGTTGTCCGGAGCGTGTTGAAATATCGCGTGCTCAAGCGCGTCCAGCAGGATCTAACCACCGAGGAGTTGAACAAGAAGAGAGCACTGCTGGACCAGCTAGAGCGGAGCGAAGCCGAGGCTCGACGAATTGAGAACTACCTATCGAGCAGCCAACAAATCTCCCCCCCGCCAAAGCGATCGGCGAGTCTTAAGGAGCCCGCCTCTCACCAGCGACGGGATGGTGGTCAAGAAGACACGGAATCTATCGATTCCGACTTTCCTCCGACTCACGGCGATTTCCCATCATCTGCACCCTCGGCAAGCCAGGGGCTACCGGAAAGGAGCACCAGTGTGCCATCTCACAAGAAGATGCCTAGTGGGAACTCAATAACGAACAAGATCTTTGGACCCATCCGTCACGCAGTTCAGGGAGTTGTCGATGTCGACCCGGAGCGGACACGACGCGATTTGATCGGCAAGACAAGGGAGAGCATTGGTCAATTGGAGCAGGCTCAAGTCGCTTCGGAGCGAGATGTCAAGGAGGCCAGCGCTAGTGTTTTGCAAGACCTGAAGCGGTTCCAGAAGGACAAAGAGGAGGATTTGCGACGGTACATG CTCGCTTATGCGCAAAGCCAGATCGAATGGGCAAAGAAGAGCAAGCAGCAATGGGAAGAGGCTCGGGCAGAGGTGGAGAAGATTGAGGAGTCATAA
- a CDS encoding MRNA-capping enzyme subunit alpha, translating into MNQQDGPITSIAEPGIKANFEMRKELRSKVSALLERNSMSFPGAQPVSFARQHLDELTRQDYYVCEKSDGIRYLLYSHIDNNNQEAHYLIDRKNDYWFIPNRNLHFPLENDQSAFHTSTLVDGELVWDSLPSGKKEPRFLVFDCLAMDGNKLMDRTLDKRLAYFKERLYTPYKRLFQDFPDELQFQPFYVEMKPFQLAYGIEMMFKQVLPSLKHGNDGLIFTCRNTPYKNGTDPHILKWKPPEENTVDFRLRLTFPLVEPDEEERSEGITEPFVDYDSVPKSDLWVYLGDSGERYERFAPVYITEEEWEILKSLGDPLNNRVVECNLDDQGRWRIVRFRDDKSEANHTSTVKSVLESINDRVTEQDLYKAAGRIRDNWKARAARESR; encoded by the exons ATGAATCAACAAGATGGACCCATCACCTCCATCGCCGAGCccggcatcaaggccaactTTGAGATGCGCAAGGAGCTGCGAAGCAAAGTCTCGGCGCTGCTGGAGAGAAACTCGATGAGTTTTCCCGGCGCGCAGCCTGTGAGCTTCGCCAGACAGCATCTAGACGAGCTCACTAGACAAGA TTACTACGTCTGCGAAAAGTCGGACGGCATCCGATATCTCCTCTATTCACATATCGATAACAACAACCAAGAGGCGCACTACCTGATCGATCGCAAGAACGACTATTGGTTCATCCCCAACCGAAATCTTCACTTCCCCCTCGAGAACGACCAAAGCGCATTCCACACTTCTACACTGGTCGATGGCGAGCTGGTCTGGGACAGTCTACCTAGCGGCAAGAAGGAACCCAGATTCCTCGTCTTTGACTGCCTGGCCATGGATGGGAACAAGCTTATGGATCGAACCCTCGACAAACGGCTGGCCTACTTCAAAGAGCGACTATACACGCCATACAAGAGGTTGTTCCAGGACTTTCCCGATGAGCTCCAGTTCCAGCCCTTCTACGTCGAGATGAAGCCCTTCCAGCTGGCCTACGGCATCGAGATGATGTTCAAGCAGGTCCTGCCCAGCCTCAAGCACGGTAACGATGGCCTCATCTTCACTTGCCGCAACACGCCCTACAAGAACGGCACCGACCCCCACATCCTCAAGTGGAAGCCCCCGGAGGAGAACACGGTCGACTTTCGCCTGCGCCTGACGTTTCCCCTGGTGGAgcctgacgaggaggagcgcaGCGAGGGCATCACCGAGCCGTTTGTCGACTACGACAGCGTGCCCAAGTCTGACCTGTGGGTCTACCTCGGCGACAGCGGAGAACGGTACGAGCGCTTCGCCCCGGTGTACATCACCGAGGAAGAGTGGGAGATTCTCAAGAGCCTGGGCGATCCTCTGAACAACCGCGTCGTCGAATGCAACCTCGACGACCAAGGACGGTGGCGCATCGTTCGCTTCCGTGATGACAAGAGCGAGGCCAATCACACAAGTACGGTTAAGAGCGTCTTGGAGAGCATCAACGATCGCGTCACGGAGCAAGACCTGTACAAGGCTGCAGGCCGGATACGGGACAACTGGAAGGCCCGCGCCGCTCGGGAATCCCGGTGA
- a CDS encoding Snf5 subunit, protein MAAQPSTSTAPATGPASTATSASDRDASTASSSKMPVRTKESYDKLMVERYITRDAIAAAALGSQLDHTRKIMADTRDKIQEYRQVRTDYRQWFPPSRLYGEGYNGFANGYTENHGPSRIIYPSQKPRPGQRTTPPLKYKRKDMLKQAEQHEELVPLRLEVEWDKIKLRDTFTWNLHERLLGVELFAAQLVEDMGLKPPASHPVYEQVVHQMREQLNDFYPFVFSEEDALDPELPYLAYKNDEMRILIKLNITIGQHTLVDQFEWEINNPSNSPEEFAANMARDLSLSGEFTTAIAHCIREQTQLFTRSLYSVGHPFDGRPIEDPDLVGAFLQTPLPSVFRPQQQAKEYAPYLYELSDADLERNETIFSREQRRQKRSINRRGGPQLPDLRERQRTIRTLIVSSVLPGAATSIEESRLYKRAAGPRTKRAVRDGEISDSDDSEDSAPDSPAPSQITGGTARTRGMRGAASAAQQRMANLGRSETPEASAITHHHETRTSRRFREETEEPAHLIVTLKLNREKLRRLMNRDYRDLRTPSQTPVPFPRAPSASASSRSMPPPPSTPSGSTPQAHPTSTYPPGQIGRLPAPPPVPGQAHPPAPPPPEWLVNALKELEKTYNEGDRFEAIMKYSYLDPVTELPVQNQPMPEGVRYAWLPRIRCLDCTTKLYTPGPDMTAQKFEAHLKFSAHKNQVRQRLAREAAAASASKS, encoded by the exons ATGGCTGCTCAGCCCTCCACTTCTACGGCGCCGGCCACGGGCCCGGCGTCCACCGCGACTTCGGCCTCCGATAGGGATGCATCGACCGCATCGTCGAGCAAGATGCCCGTGCGGACAAAGGAATCCTATGATAAGCTCATGGTTGAGCGGTACATCACCCGtgatgccatcgccgccgCGGCGCTCGGGAGTCAGCTGGACCACACCCGAAAAATAATGGCCGACACACGCGACAAGATTCAGGAGTATCGCCAGGTTCGCACCGATTATCGCCAGTGGTTCCCGCCTTCACGGCTCTACGGCGAAGGCTACAATGGCTTTGCCAATGGATACACAGAGAACCACGGACCCTCCAGGATCATCTATCCCTCCCAGAAGCCCCGACCCGGCCAACGGACCACGCCTCCCCTAAAGTACAAGCGCAAGGATATGCTCAAGCAGGCCGAGCAGCACGAGGAACTGGTACCCCTGCGGCTGGAGGTCGAATGGGATAAGATTAAGCTGCGCGACACCTTCACCTGGAACCTCCACGAGCGCCTGTTGGGAGTCGAGCTCTTCGCCGCGCAACTCGTCGAGGACATGGGTCTCAAGCCTCCTGCATCTCACCCCGTCTACGAGCAGGTGGTGCATCAAATGCGCGAGCAGCTGAACGATTTCTATCCCTTCGTCTTCTCGGAGGAGGACGCCCTTGACCCAGAGCTGCCCTACCTGGCGTACAAGAACGACGAGATGCgcatcctcatcaagctcaacatcaccatcggCCAACATACGCTCGTCGATCAATTCGAGTGGGAGATCAACAACCCTTCAAACTCGCCCGAGGAGTTTGCTGCCAACATGGCAAGGGACTTGTCACTCTCAGGAGAGTTCACAACTGCCATTGCGCACTGCATCCGGGAGCAAACTCAGTTGTTCACCAGGAGCTTATACAGTGTCGGACACCCCTTCGACGGACGGCCGATCGAAGATCCCGACCTGGTCGGCGCGTTTCTACAGACCCCTCTACCCTCCGTCTTCCGACCTCAACAGCAGGCCAAGGAGTACGCCCCTTACCTATACGAGCTCAGCGATGCCGATCTGGAACGAAACGAGACGATATTCTCACGCGAGCAACGCCGGCAGAAGCGGTCCATCAACCGAAGAGGAGGTCCACAACTGCCTGACCTCAGGGAACGGCAAAGGACGATCCGCACTCTCATCGTGTCGTCCGTCCTGCCCGGAGCCGCGACTAGCATTGAGGAGAGTCGGCTGTATAAGCGGGCTGCTGGACCTCGGACGAAACGTGCCGTACGCGACGGCGAGATCTCGGACTCAGACGACAGTGAAGACTCGGCTCCTGATTCTCCTGCCCCATCACAAATCACTGGCGGCACTGCTCGAACACGCGGCATGCGCGGAGCTGCTTCGGCGGCACAGCAGAGAATGGCCAACCTGGGCCGCTCCGAAACTCCCGAGGCCAGCGCTATCACACATCACCACGAAACGAGAACGTCCCGTCGATTCCGCgaggagacggaggagcCGGCGCATCTGATTGTCACGCTCAAGCTCAACCGGGAAAAGCTGAGGAGGCTCATGAACCGCGACTATCGCGATCTAAGGACGCCTTCTCAGACACCAGTCCCTTTCCCTCGTGCCCCTagcgcttctgcttcttcaaggTCTATGCCTCCGCCGCCATCTACACCATCTGGCTCCACCCCCCAGGCGCATCCTACTTCGACATATCCTCCGGGCCAAATAGGCCGACTACCAGCACCACCGCCTGTTCCTGGGCAGGCCCATCCCCCAGCG CCCCCGCCGCCTGAGTGGCTCGTCAACGCCCTTAAGGAATTAGAGAAGACATATAACGAAGGTGATAGgttcgaggccatcatgaaaTACTCGTACCTCGACCCCGTGACGGAACTCCCCGTACAGAACCAACCTATGCCCGAGGGCGTTAGGTACGCTTGGCTGCCGCGCATCCGCTGCCTGGACTGTACTACTAAGTTGTATACGCCCGGCCCTGATATGACGGCCCAGAAGTTCGAGGCTCACCTGAAATTCTCGGCGCACAAGAACCAGGTCCGACAGCGCCTGGCGCGGGAGGCTGCAGCAGCGTCGGCGTCCAAGTCTTGA
- a CDS encoding Peptidase-M24 domain-containing protein codes for MSDNKEIDYTLANPDTLTKYKTAAQISEKVLAEVSKLVVPGAKIVDICQQGDKLIEEEIAKVYRGKKINKGFSHPTTVSPASYVTPYTPLTSDEAEAGIEIKEGEPIKIQLGAQIDGFGSIVCDTVIATPEDKVGEPVTGRTADLILANYYVNELLLRLMIPPGLLAQGTDEEKAKAAAQKAPTQSKITSLLEKVTKAYDVNLVESTTSWLFDRNEIEGSKKIVLAPAEGTKGDGTPEISEVWGVEVGVSLGSGKVKSIDQRPTLHRRTNQTYGLKRPTSRKILSEVQKKFGTFPFSLRQLEDERDAKSGVVECVRGNVFRQYELVGDKDNAQVARYLTTIAITKNGITKLGGPPPLNLEKYQSDKKIEDEEVLKILEQPIARNTGKKKSKPKKKAKKEGEADAE; via the exons ATGTCGGACAACAAGGAAATCG ATTATACTCTGGCTAACCCAGACACTCTCACCAAGTACAAGACTGCTGCTCAGATCTCTGAGAAGGTCCTGGCCGAGGTCTCAAAGCTTGTCGTCCCCGGCGCCAAGATTGTCGACATTTGCCAGCAGGGTGATAAGctgatcgaggaggagattgccaaggTCTACCGaggcaagaagatcaacaagg GCTTCTCCCACCCCACCACGGTCTCCCCCGCGTCCTACGTCACTCCCTACACTCCCCTTACCTCCGACGAGGCTGAGGCCGGTATCGAGATTAAGGAGGGAGAGCCCATCAAGATCCAGCTCGGTGCCCAGATCGATGGCTTCGGCTCCATCGTTTGCGACACTGTCATCGCTACCCCCGAGGACAAGGTCGGAGAGCCTGTCACTGGCCGCACCGCCGATCTGATCCTGGCCAACTACTACGTCAATGAGCTGCTCCTGCGACTCATGATCCCCCCTGGCCTCCTGGCCCAGGGAaccgacgaggagaaggccaaggctgccgcCCAGAAGGCCCCTACCCAGTCCAAGATCACCAGCCTCCTGGAGAAGGTCACCAAGGCCTACGATGTGAACCTCGTCGAGAGCACCACCTCGTGGCTGTTTGACCGCAACGAGATCGAGGGCAGCAAGAAGATTGTCCTCGCCCCCGCCGAGGGCACCAAGGGCGACGGTACCCCCGAGATCAGCGAGGTCTGGGGTGTCGAGGTCGGTGTCAGTCTGGGTTccggcaaggtcaagagtATCGACCAGCGACCCACCCTCCACCGCCGCACCAACCAGACCTACGGCCTCAAGCGACCTACCTCTCGCAAGATCCTCTCCGAGGTCCAGAAGAAGTTCGGAACTTTCCCCTTTAGCTTGCGACAGCTTGAGGATGAGCGTGATGCCAAGTCTGGCGTCGTGGAGTGTGTCCGCGGTAACGTCTTCCGCCAGTACGAGCTGGTTGGCGACAAGGACAACGCCCAGGTTGCCCGATACCTCACCACCATTG ccatcaccaagaacgGCATTACCAAGCTGGGTGGACCCCCTCCCCTGAACCTGGAGAAGTACCAGTCGGACAAGAagatcgaggacgaggaggttctCAAGATCCTGGAGCAGCCCATCGCCCGAAACacgggcaagaagaagagcaagcccaagaagaaggccaagaaggagggcgaggcCGATGCCGAGTAA